Proteins from one Desulfonema limicola genomic window:
- the thpR gene encoding RNA 2',3'-cyclic phosphodiesterase, whose product MSETIRSFIAVPLPESIKKHIQGIQNNIRLKGLKMRWVKLENIHLTLKFLGDIPLSDIDAVSRTMAQAAESFTPMTLGVKGIGVFPGIKNPRILWAGMNGGTHSLIHFQQTLENSLIPLGFKKEKRSFKAHLTIARIKDRIFPKDIIQIIEKFGNFESEPFTAEEIILYQSLLKPTGPVYTGLKTIKLIKQ is encoded by the coding sequence ATGAGTGAAACCATAAGAAGCTTTATAGCCGTACCTTTACCTGAATCAATAAAAAAACATATTCAAGGTATCCAGAATAATATCAGGTTAAAAGGATTAAAGATGCGCTGGGTAAAGCTGGAAAATATCCACCTGACCCTGAAATTTTTGGGAGATATTCCTTTGTCAGATATTGATGCAGTTTCCAGAACAATGGCCCAGGCAGCAGAAAGTTTTACCCCCATGACACTGGGTGTAAAAGGTATTGGAGTCTTTCCAGGTATAAAAAACCCCCGTATATTATGGGCTGGCATGAATGGAGGAACCCATTCACTTATTCATTTTCAGCAAACCCTGGAAAACAGCCTGATTCCCCTGGGATTTAAAAAGGAAAAGCGTTCTTTTAAAGCCCATCTTACCATTGCCAGAATAAAAGACAGAATTTTTCCAAAAGATATAATTCAGATAATTGAAAAATTTGGAAATTTTGAATCAGAACCCTTTACAGCCGAGGAAATAATACTGTATCAAAGCCTTTTAAAACCCACAGGCCCGGTATATACAGGATTAAAAACCATAAAACTGATAAAACAATAA
- the recA gene encoding recombinase RecA gives MSISPDKQKAVESAMSQIERQYGKGAIMKLGSKEVVDVPVIPSGSLALDRALGIGGYPRGRVIEIFGPESSGKTTLALHAVAEAQRQGGIAAFIDAEHALDTSYAKRLGVNCDDLLVAQPDTGEQALEIADMLVRSGGVDIMVIDSVAALVPRAEIEGEMGDSHMGLQARLMSQALRKLTGTIGKTMTSVIFINQIRMKIGVVFGNPETTTGGNALKFYSSVRLDIRRTGSIKDGQDVIGNRTKVRVVKNKMASPFKEAEFDITYGEGISRTGDLLDTGVEVNVIDKSGSWYSYNGDRIGQGRENVKKYLSENPEIYNNAMEKVRSVLGLSKSKSSADDIDIPEDSIE, from the coding sequence ATGAGTATTTCACCAGACAAACAAAAAGCAGTTGAATCTGCAATGTCCCAGATTGAGCGCCAGTATGGCAAAGGGGCTATTATGAAACTGGGCAGCAAGGAGGTTGTTGATGTCCCGGTTATTCCCTCAGGCTCACTTGCATTAGACAGGGCTTTGGGAATCGGGGGATATCCCAGGGGCCGTGTTATTGAGATTTTTGGACCTGAATCATCTGGAAAAACAACCCTGGCCCTCCATGCTGTGGCAGAAGCCCAGAGACAGGGGGGGATTGCAGCATTTATAGATGCAGAACATGCACTTGATACAAGTTATGCCAAAAGGCTGGGAGTAAATTGTGATGACCTCCTGGTTGCCCAGCCGGACACAGGGGAACAGGCCCTTGAGATTGCCGATATGCTGGTCAGAAGCGGCGGGGTTGATATTATGGTTATTGACTCGGTTGCAGCCCTGGTTCCAAGAGCAGAAATAGAAGGAGAGATGGGAGACTCACATATGGGCCTCCAGGCAAGGCTCATGTCCCAGGCTCTTAGAAAACTTACAGGAACCATTGGCAAAACCATGACTTCAGTGATCTTTATTAATCAAATACGCATGAAAATAGGAGTAGTATTTGGAAACCCTGAAACCACAACAGGGGGAAACGCCCTGAAGTTTTATTCTTCTGTACGCCTTGATATACGGCGCACAGGAAGCATAAAAGACGGCCAGGATGTAATTGGAAACCGTACAAAGGTAAGGGTTGTAAAAAACAAGATGGCTTCGCCGTTTAAAGAAGCCGAGTTTGACATTACATATGGAGAGGGAATCTCCAGAACCGGTGATCTTCTTGATACAGGCGTTGAAGTAAATGTAATAGACAAAAGCGGTTCCTGGTATTCATATAATGGAGACCGCATAGGCCAGGGACGGGAAAATGTTAAAAAATATTTATCTGAAAACCCTGAGATTTATAATAATGCAATGGAAAAGGTCAGATCAGTACTGGGTCTGAGTAAAAGCAAATCCTCGGCAGATGATATTGATATTCCTGAAGACAGCATTGAATAG
- the alaS gene encoding alanine--tRNA ligase, which produces MTGNEIRQKFLDYFNKHSHQVVRSSSLVPQDDPTLLFTNAGMVQFKRTFLGEEKRNYVRAATSQKCVRAGGKHNDLENVGYTARHHTFFEMLGNFSFGDYFKEKAIEFAWELMIDGYGLSKDDLWISIFLDDDEADGLWQKAAGVSPDRIVRFGEKDNFWAMGDTGPCGPCSEIHIDRGAHMACGPDCRIGCECDRFLEIWNLVFMQFNRDASGEMTPLPKPSIDTGMGLERIVSILQKADTNYDTDLMLPIMQKAGELSQKKIGESKASDVAMKVIADHSRAMAFLIGDGVLPSNEGRGYVLRRIMRRAIRYGRNIGLDKPFLHNTAGVVFDIMKPAYPELSESKAFITNVIKNEELRFSETLDKGLVLLNDTLSEMEAKGQTQVPGDVIFKLYDTFGFPVDIVRDVVRDKKMTLDMDTFNANMAEQREKSRSVTSFSSISEAYKNLSAQGVKPEFMGYNTLSASGKILVMVHENEEIQEAAAGNEIELVTDKTPFYGESGGQMGDCGKITAPGFEMQVIDTIKDPTGLIIHKGKIISGTIKKGDAVTLTVDNQARSATALNHTATHILHSALRKVLGDHVKQAGSLVSSERLRFDFNHFSQVSPEELEQIETIVNTHIRQNVPVNIDEMDAQDAYKTGATALFEEKYGDRVRVISLDTFSKELCGGTHTSATGNIGLFKIISESSIASGVRRIEALTGAGAVDYIQKTAKTIRQAAGLLKEKPENLVKRLEKSIADQKVLEKEIEKLKAKMATMSAASASDEIREIKGVKVLSKKVAADNPGSLRDAADKFRDQIKSGIVVLGSAAGEKAMLTVMVTKDLTDKFHAGKIIKQTAAIVGGSGGGRPDMAQAGGSNPEKIDEALEAVYGIVEKGIS; this is translated from the coding sequence ATGACAGGCAATGAAATAAGACAAAAATTCCTTGATTATTTTAATAAACACAGCCACCAGGTCGTAAGAAGTTCCTCTCTGGTTCCCCAGGATGACCCTACACTTTTATTTACAAATGCCGGTATGGTGCAGTTTAAACGCACATTCCTGGGAGAAGAAAAAAGAAATTATGTCAGGGCTGCAACATCGCAGAAATGCGTGCGTGCCGGCGGAAAACATAATGATCTTGAAAACGTGGGCTATACAGCCAGACATCATACCTTTTTTGAGATGCTGGGCAATTTTTCATTTGGGGATTACTTCAAGGAAAAAGCCATAGAATTTGCCTGGGAACTCATGATTGACGGGTACGGGCTTTCCAAAGACGACCTCTGGATTTCAATATTTTTAGATGATGATGAAGCTGACGGTCTCTGGCAGAAGGCAGCCGGGGTTTCCCCTGACCGGATTGTAAGGTTTGGGGAAAAAGACAATTTCTGGGCAATGGGGGACACAGGCCCCTGCGGCCCCTGCTCTGAAATCCACATTGACAGGGGCGCGCACATGGCATGCGGCCCTGACTGCAGGATCGGATGCGAATGCGACAGGTTTCTTGAAATCTGGAACCTGGTATTCATGCAGTTTAACCGGGACGCATCAGGTGAAATGACCCCGCTGCCCAAACCCAGCATAGATACAGGCATGGGTCTTGAGCGCATAGTATCCATACTTCAAAAAGCAGATACCAACTATGACACTGACCTGATGCTCCCCATTATGCAGAAAGCAGGGGAATTGTCCCAAAAGAAAATAGGAGAATCCAAAGCATCAGACGTTGCCATGAAGGTTATTGCAGACCATTCCCGTGCAATGGCTTTTCTTATAGGAGACGGTGTTCTTCCCTCAAATGAAGGCAGGGGCTATGTCCTGCGCCGCATTATGCGCCGGGCAATCCGCTACGGCAGAAATATCGGGCTTGACAAACCCTTTCTCCACAATACAGCAGGCGTAGTCTTTGACATCATGAAACCTGCATATCCAGAGCTTTCTGAATCCAAAGCCTTTATCACCAATGTCATAAAAAATGAGGAACTCCGTTTTTCAGAAACCCTGGACAAAGGGCTTGTGCTTTTAAATGACACACTTTCAGAAATGGAAGCCAAAGGCCAGACCCAGGTTCCCGGTGATGTGATATTCAAGCTTTACGACACCTTCGGCTTTCCGGTTGACATTGTAAGGGACGTGGTGCGTGATAAAAAAATGACATTAGACATGGACACCTTTAATGCAAATATGGCAGAGCAGAGGGAAAAATCCAGATCAGTTACAAGTTTCAGCAGTATCAGCGAAGCATACAAAAATCTGTCAGCCCAGGGAGTAAAGCCTGAATTTATGGGATATAACACCCTTTCTGCCAGCGGGAAAATCCTGGTCATGGTTCATGAAAATGAAGAAATCCAGGAAGCAGCAGCAGGAAACGAGATTGAACTTGTAACAGACAAAACCCCGTTTTACGGCGAATCAGGCGGCCAGATGGGAGACTGCGGAAAAATAACCGCCCCTGGCTTTGAAATGCAGGTAATTGATACCATAAAAGACCCGACCGGCCTGATTATCCATAAAGGAAAGATTATCTCGGGCACCATAAAAAAAGGCGATGCAGTAACCCTGACAGTTGACAATCAAGCCCGTTCAGCCACAGCCTTAAACCATACAGCCACCCACATCCTCCATTCAGCACTGCGCAAAGTCTTGGGCGATCACGTAAAACAGGCAGGCTCCCTTGTATCATCAGAGCGCCTCCGTTTTGACTTTAATCATTTCTCCCAAGTAAGCCCCGAAGAATTAGAGCAGATAGAAACCATAGTAAACACCCATATCCGGCAGAATGTACCTGTAAATATAGATGAAATGGATGCCCAGGACGCATATAAAACAGGAGCAACTGCCCTTTTTGAAGAAAAATACGGAGACAGGGTAAGGGTAATATCCTTAGACACTTTCAGCAAAGAACTCTGCGGGGGAACCCACACCTCAGCAACCGGCAACATCGGTCTTTTCAAGATCATAAGCGAATCCAGCATAGCTTCAGGTGTCCGCAGAATTGAAGCTCTTACAGGAGCAGGGGCAGTTGATTATATACAGAAAACAGCAAAAACCATAAGACAGGCAGCAGGTCTGCTCAAGGAAAAGCCTGAAAACCTGGTAAAACGCCTTGAAAAAAGCATTGCAGATCAAAAGGTACTTGAAAAAGAGATTGAAAAACTCAAGGCAAAAATGGCAACCATGTCAGCAGCCAGTGCCTCTGATGAAATCCGTGAAATCAAAGGCGTTAAAGTCCTTTCCAAAAAAGTGGCAGCAGACAATCCAGGCTCCCTGAGAGACGCAGCAGACAAATTCAGGGATCAGATCAAATCCGGCATTGTAGTTCTCGGCAGTGCCGCAGGAGAAAAGGCAATGCTGACAGTAATGGTAACAAAAGACCTCACAGACAAGTTCCACGCGGGAAAGATCATAAAACAAACCGCAGCCATAGTAGGCGGAAGCGGGGGCGGCAGACCCGACATGGCACAGGCAGGAGGCTCAAACCCTGAAAAAATAGACGAGGCTCTTGAGGCGGTTTATGGGATTGTGGAAAAAGGAATTTCTTAA
- a CDS encoding Rpn family recombination-promoting nuclease/putative transposase has product MSHKINPLIDCVFKTILGSEKNKNLLIHFLNAVLELKKGERIYDVTILNPYNEREFTSDKLTVVDVKARDEKSNVYQIEVQLAVHADLKPRMLYTWSSTYHAQIEKGEDYDQLKPVISIWILDRNLFKDVESFHLPFSVFNTENKLALTDHLAIHVIQLPKWKHEGKIKNEKDRWIYLFKEGKNTDFENPPEILTTKEMRQVMQVLKDFSENQKNFLLYQSRLDAARKENAIIKRYKEKEEELKRIAKEKKEALEGAKKAAKEKEKALMDKEKALRDKEKALEGKKKAVKDKEKALEGKKKAVKDKEKALEGKKKAVKDKEKALEGKKKALMEKKKADEKIKSLMLLLKQKGIEVSDKGE; this is encoded by the coding sequence ATGAGTCATAAAATCAACCCCTTAATAGACTGTGTATTTAAAACCATACTTGGCAGTGAAAAAAATAAAAACCTGTTAATCCATTTTCTGAACGCTGTTCTTGAATTGAAAAAAGGTGAAAGGATATATGATGTTACCATACTGAATCCTTACAACGAGCGTGAATTTACCAGCGACAAACTTACCGTAGTTGATGTTAAAGCAAGAGATGAAAAAAGTAATGTGTATCAGATAGAAGTTCAGCTTGCAGTTCATGCAGACCTTAAACCAAGAATGCTTTATACCTGGAGTTCTACTTACCACGCACAAATTGAGAAAGGTGAAGATTACGATCAACTCAAACCTGTGATTTCAATATGGATACTTGATAGAAATCTGTTTAAAGATGTTGAATCATTTCATTTGCCGTTTTCAGTTTTTAACACTGAAAACAAGCTTGCACTTACAGATCATCTTGCAATTCATGTAATTCAACTGCCAAAATGGAAGCATGAAGGAAAAATAAAAAACGAAAAAGACCGGTGGATTTATCTTTTTAAAGAAGGCAAAAATACAGACTTTGAAAATCCGCCTGAAATATTAACCACAAAAGAAATGAGGCAGGTTATGCAGGTATTAAAAGACTTTTCGGAAAATCAGAAAAATTTTCTTCTTTATCAAAGCCGCCTTGATGCAGCCAGGAAGGAAAATGCCATTATTAAAAGATATAAAGAAAAAGAGGAAGAATTAAAAAGAATAGCAAAGGAAAAAAAAGAAGCTTTGGAAGGGGCAAAGAAAGCTGCTAAGGAAAAAGAAAAAGCCTTAATGGATAAAGAAAAAGCTTTAAGGGATAAAGAAAAAGCTTTGGAAGGGAAAAAGAAAGCTGTTAAGGACAAAGAAAAAGCTTTGGAAGGGAAAAAGAAAGCTGTTAAGGACAAAGAAAAAGCTTTGGAAGGGAAAAAGAAAGCTGTTAAGGACAAAGAAAAAGCTTTGGAAGGGAAAAAGAAAGCTTTAATGGAAAAAAAGAAAGCTGATGAAAAGATCAAATCTTTAATGTTGCTGTTAAAACAAAAAGGAATTGAAGTTTCTGATAAAGGTGAATAA
- a CDS encoding SUMF1/EgtB/PvdO family nonheme iron enzyme, with amino-acid sequence MNDKDKKIKNVSNSQAAVIGNGAKIEGGVHFHNHNYSSSETLSTEEKKIIHKANQPKADILHLSDLHFSTAGDAEKWYSQLADDLTLELKCSSLDALIISGDIANMSEPGEYDAAKEFIDRLCKGFDLAPERLVIVPGNHDLNWTLARKGYSLFDRDEYEDNLVDGKFIEVSDEVVRVRDEKKYKQRFQHFSRFYEAVKGQPYPEGYAYQGDFTHIPDLNLLIAGFNSSWELDHHFKTRASICPDAVSQVLDRLRNCEEFKTCLKFAVWHHPLAELAEQEFMQRLALCGFSVCFHGHIHKAETGLYMYDQNIDGRKISLVGAGTFGALTKDWTPGYPLQYNLVRISGKTLTVETRCRREINGAWKPDAIWTQVPGKDPLPRYFINLPGEIESPDCVMPEPEKRILPLEIPELYQKWLIDRCRYMDIDKLRERGRVIQVNLPEIFIPLYANPPDDGKKKSTEMEGMLGERHRTADIEDLIAENDYLLVEGDAGSGKTTMVKHFAYMMVENGGWKGLEGWLPVLIFLKDLKDFECKEPPVCAAEKILTHYAQKTGSGLDIETIKRFCRQGRVLFLIDGLDEADRSLRDMVVNSLAGFRREFQGCKIVLSGRPHGLEGNVIEIFGKKHVKILLLTMKQVEDFIIRWFEYIFDRESRIGKKTAQSMISEITDHPGVEKLIDNPLMLTAVCILYHDERELPSQRAELYKKFVDNLLYRRFDDPEKVHRFLTSLAFHMHHDLKKRGIDRSPALDILEQIYKFEQEDEGQYLLEETFDRIEPDCGLLKLESGQYMFMHLTFQEFLTAVYLVEKERKNYSKAIRDFWDDKRYKEVIELYISYLSINNSGVANEIVREILDRDYNGSYNRWRLACRALLDIHEDRRDASVVSLSKNCLEKIIYSDAPPKDRAEAGETLGWLGDHRDLKEFIKIKGGKYELSQGTFEIEAFEIGKYPVTNGWFAEFVDAGGYKDMNLWTEQGIKWLEYSKAKCPRYWHNRQWNCPNKPVVGVSWYEAYAFARWFTKQFDDGREYGLPDKNQWEAAGTGFDKREYPWGEWKEDCCNSKEAGIEKTSAVGIFRKGDSIEGVCDFSGNVWEFTCTDYHSEQEMDDFEFKEDILELSYEWEKVTGKRKSEIQDQIISMLNDKKRMMPVYRGGSWDFEADLCRMASRFRFVPGNRDPGLGFRLVLSLPGQ; translated from the coding sequence ATGAATGATAAAGATAAAAAAATAAAGAATGTTTCAAATTCCCAGGCTGCTGTTATCGGCAACGGGGCTAAAATTGAGGGCGGAGTTCATTTTCATAACCACAATTATTCATCATCAGAAACGCTGTCAACAGAAGAAAAGAAAATTATTCATAAAGCCAATCAGCCAAAAGCAGACATCCTGCATTTATCAGACCTTCATTTCAGCACTGCTGGTGATGCAGAAAAATGGTACAGCCAGCTTGCAGATGATTTAACACTTGAATTAAAGTGCAGCAGCCTGGATGCCCTGATTATATCAGGTGATATTGCCAATATGTCGGAACCAGGGGAATATGATGCAGCAAAAGAGTTTATTGACCGGCTCTGCAAGGGGTTTGATCTTGCCCCTGAAAGGCTGGTAATTGTTCCGGGCAATCATGACCTGAACTGGACTCTTGCAAGAAAAGGGTATTCCCTTTTTGACCGTGATGAATATGAGGATAATCTTGTTGACGGAAAATTTATTGAGGTTTCCGATGAAGTTGTCAGGGTCAGGGATGAAAAAAAGTACAAGCAGAGGTTTCAGCATTTCAGCCGGTTTTATGAAGCTGTAAAAGGACAGCCCTATCCAGAAGGATACGCATACCAGGGAGATTTTACCCATATACCTGATTTAAACCTGCTCATAGCCGGGTTCAATTCCTCATGGGAACTTGACCATCATTTTAAAACCCGCGCTTCAATCTGTCCTGATGCTGTTTCACAGGTTCTTGACAGACTGAGGAATTGCGAAGAATTCAAAACCTGTCTGAAATTTGCAGTATGGCATCATCCCCTTGCAGAACTTGCAGAGCAGGAATTTATGCAGCGGCTGGCACTGTGCGGTTTCAGCGTCTGCTTTCATGGGCATATTCATAAGGCTGAAACCGGACTTTACATGTATGACCAAAATATTGACGGACGTAAAATCAGCCTTGTGGGAGCCGGAACCTTTGGCGCGCTTACCAAGGATTGGACTCCGGGTTATCCACTTCAGTATAATCTTGTCAGAATATCAGGAAAAACCCTTACGGTTGAAACCAGATGCAGAAGGGAAATCAACGGTGCCTGGAAACCTGATGCCATATGGACACAGGTACCTGGAAAAGACCCTCTTCCCAGATATTTCATTAACCTGCCCGGAGAAATAGAAAGCCCGGACTGCGTCATGCCGGAACCGGAAAAGCGGATTCTTCCCCTTGAAATACCGGAACTTTATCAAAAATGGCTCATTGACCGATGCAGATACATGGATATTGACAAGCTCAGGGAAAGGGGCCGTGTTATCCAGGTAAATCTGCCTGAGATTTTTATCCCCCTTTATGCAAATCCTCCTGATGATGGGAAAAAGAAAAGTACCGAAATGGAAGGCATGTTGGGCGAAAGGCACAGGACAGCCGATATTGAAGACCTGATAGCAGAAAATGATTACCTGCTTGTCGAAGGTGATGCAGGTTCCGGCAAGACCACAATGGTCAAGCATTTTGCCTATATGATGGTGGAAAACGGGGGGTGGAAAGGTCTGGAAGGCTGGCTGCCCGTATTGATTTTTCTAAAAGATTTGAAAGATTTTGAATGTAAGGAACCCCCGGTATGTGCGGCAGAAAAGATTTTAACCCATTATGCACAGAAAACAGGAAGCGGTCTTGATATTGAAACAATTAAGCGTTTTTGCAGGCAAGGCAGGGTTCTGTTTCTTATTGACGGTCTGGATGAGGCAGACCGCAGTTTAAGGGATATGGTTGTAAATTCCCTTGCAGGTTTCAGGCGTGAATTTCAGGGATGCAAGATTGTGCTTTCAGGCAGGCCCCACGGGCTTGAAGGAAATGTTATTGAAATATTTGGAAAAAAGCATGTTAAAATTCTGCTCCTGACAATGAAACAGGTTGAAGATTTCATAATCAGGTGGTTTGAATATATTTTTGACAGGGAATCAAGAATAGGGAAAAAAACAGCTCAAAGCATGATAAGCGAGATTACGGATCATCCCGGAGTTGAAAAGCTGATTGACAATCCCCTTATGCTCACTGCTGTCTGTATTCTCTATCATGATGAAAGGGAACTGCCCAGCCAGCGTGCAGAGCTGTACAAGAAATTTGTGGACAACCTTCTTTACAGGCGGTTTGATGATCCTGAAAAGGTTCACAGGTTTTTAACCTCCCTTGCATTTCATATGCACCACGACCTGAAAAAAAGGGGCATAGACAGAAGCCCGGCTCTTGATATTCTTGAGCAGATTTATAAATTTGAGCAGGAGGATGAAGGGCAGTATCTGCTTGAAGAAACATTTGACAGGATAGAACCTGACTGCGGGCTTTTGAAACTTGAGTCAGGTCAGTACATGTTCATGCATCTTACTTTTCAGGAATTTTTGACTGCAGTTTATCTTGTTGAAAAAGAGAGAAAGAATTATTCAAAAGCTATCAGGGATTTCTGGGATGATAAAAGATATAAAGAGGTAATTGAGCTTTATATAAGTTATCTGAGTATTAACAACAGCGGTGTGGCTAATGAAATTGTCCGGGAAATCCTGGATAGAGATTATAATGGTTCATATAACCGCTGGCGGCTTGCCTGCCGTGCTTTACTTGATATTCATGAAGACCGCAGGGATGCCTCTGTTGTAAGCCTATCAAAAAACTGCCTTGAAAAAATCATATACTCCGATGCCCCGCCCAAAGACCGGGCAGAAGCCGGTGAAACCCTGGGCTGGCTTGGAGACCACAGGGATTTGAAGGAGTTTATTAAGATAAAGGGCGGGAAATATGAGTTATCCCAGGGGACTTTTGAAATTGAGGCTTTTGAGATAGGTAAATATCCTGTTACAAATGGCTGGTTTGCTGAATTTGTTGATGCAGGCGGGTATAAAGATATGAACTTGTGGACAGAGCAAGGCATAAAATGGCTTGAGTATTCCAAGGCAAAATGCCCCCGGTACTGGCATAACCGTCAATGGAACTGCCCTAATAAACCGGTTGTGGGTGTAAGCTGGTATGAGGCTTATGCTTTTGCCAGGTGGTTTACAAAGCAATTTGATGACGGCAGGGAGTATGGTTTGCCAGATAAAAATCAGTGGGAGGCTGCCGGAACCGGTTTTGATAAAAGGGAATATCCCTGGGGTGAGTGGAAGGAAGATTGCTGCAATTCAAAAGAAGCCGGGATTGAAAAGACAAGTGCTGTGGGGATTTTCCGGAAAGGGGATAGTATTGAGGGTGTTTGTGATTTTTCTGGGAATGTCTGGGAGTTTACCTGCACTGATTATCATTCTGAGCAGGAGATGGATGATTTCGAGTTTAAGGAAGATATACTGGAGTTGTCTTATGAATGGGAAAAAGTAACCGGCAAACGGAAAAGTGAAATTCAAGATCAGATAATTTCTATGTTGAATGACAAAAAACGTATGATGCCTGTTTATCGCGGCGGCTCGTGGGACTTCGAGGCCGATCTCTGCCGGATGGCGTCCCGCTTCAGGTTCGTTCCCGGCAACCGCGACCCTGGTCTCGGGTTCCGGCTTGTCCTGTCGCTCCCAGGTCAGTGA
- a CDS encoding nucleotidyltransferase family protein, with product MDKQTNEILIELKNKILQKYNLKEMRLFGSRVRGESDAHSDIDIFVRISDVSKTTEEDIFDLAYETELKHGCLIDIFVFDDKALSGIHFRPPVYQKIMQEGLII from the coding sequence ATGGATAAACAAACAAACGAGATTCTAATAGAATTAAAGAACAAAATATTACAAAAATATAATCTGAAAGAAATGCGCCTTTTCGGCTCCAGAGTACGCGGAGAGAGTGATGCTCACTCAGATATTGATATATTTGTTCGTATTTCAGATGTGAGCAAAACAACTGAAGAGGATATTTTTGATTTGGCCTATGAGACAGAATTGAAACATGGATGCCTGATTGATATATTTGTTTTTGATGACAAGGCTCTCAGCGGAATTCACTTCCGGCCGCCTGTTTATCAGAAGATTATGCAGGAAGGTCTTATCATATGA
- a CDS encoding HEPN domain-containing protein: protein MNEDEKKALISYRMERAVESLSAAKLMLDNGMLTSAMNRIYYSMFYAVQSVLITKNASFSKHGQVKGYFNKEFVHKGIFSVSLGKIYNRVFEYRQKFDYIDFEIPTTDMVNEFVKHAKDFIGEVELFLKREA, encoded by the coding sequence ATGAACGAAGATGAAAAAAAGGCTTTGATCAGCTATCGTATGGAAAGAGCAGTTGAATCTCTTTCTGCTGCCAAGTTAATGCTTGATAATGGTATGCTGACTTCGGCAATGAACAGAATTTACTATTCCATGTTTTATGCTGTGCAGTCTGTTCTGATAACAAAAAATGCTTCTTTTTCAAAACATGGTCAAGTCAAGGGATATTTTAACAAAGAATTTGTTCATAAAGGCATTTTTTCTGTATCCTTGGGGAAAATATACAATAGAGTCTTCGAATATCGTCAAAAATTTGATTATATTGATTTTGAAATTCCGACAACGGATATGGTTAATGAATTTGTCAAACATGCTAAGGATTTTATTGGGGAAGTGGAATTATTTTTGAAACGTGAAGCCTGA
- a CDS encoding DUF6883 domain-containing protein, which produces MASEKLTKYLLIHRKRNDKSQWLSQAGYTIENWYRLLIDLKKLILSKDAVPVEKTEFGQMYEVRGKLHGPNGKNLSVLTVWMTDFETGNTRFITMYPDKRRIK; this is translated from the coding sequence ATTGCTTCTGAAAAACTAACAAAATATCTGCTGATTCATAGAAAACGAAATGATAAATCTCAATGGCTTTCTCAGGCAGGATATACAATTGAAAACTGGTACAGGCTGTTAATTGATTTAAAAAAGTTAATATTATCAAAAGACGCTGTTCCTGTTGAAAAAACTGAATTTGGACAGATGTATGAGGTTAGAGGTAAACTACATGGTCCAAACGGAAAAAATCTTTCAGTGCTTACAGTTTGGATGACAGATTTTGAAACTGGAAACACAAGATTTATAACAATGTATCCTGACAAAAGGAGGATAAAATGA
- a CDS encoding DUF4926 domain-containing protein, with protein sequence MKYKLFEEVVLNINIPEKKLKKGDVATIVECYPVSKGKHGYSLEVFNTVGDTIAVITVNESAIKPLEADEVFSVRSLAA encoded by the coding sequence ATGAAATATAAATTATTTGAAGAAGTTGTTCTCAATATCAATATCCCTGAAAAAAAATTAAAAAAAGGCGATGTTGCAACTATTGTAGAATGCTATCCAGTTTCTAAAGGAAAGCACGGTTATTCATTAGAGGTGTTTAACACGGTTGGAGATACAATTGCTGTAATAACGGTTAATGAATCAGCAATAAAGCCTTTGGAAGCAGATGAGGTTTTCAGTGTGCGGTCATTGGCTGCGTAA
- a CDS encoding DUF4160 domain-containing protein, translating into MPEITRFYGIIIKLFFGDHPPPHFHAVYGEYNGLFSIEPIEIIEGDLPTRAKAMVLEWAAAYQPELIEMWNIQEFRKLPPLK; encoded by the coding sequence ATGCCAGAAATAACAAGATTTTATGGAATAATAATCAAGCTGTTTTTCGGTGACCATCCTCCGCCGCATTTTCATGCAGTGTACGGGGAATACAATGGTCTTTTCAGTATTGAACCAATTGAAATAATTGAAGGAGATTTGCCAACCCGGGCAAAAGCAATGGTTCTTGAATGGGCAGCAGCTTACCAGCCAGAACTTATAGAAATGTGGAATATACAAGAATTCAGGAAACTTCCTCCCCTAAAATAG
- a CDS encoding DUF2442 domain-containing protein, which produces MFSALKNPAFFKNVQIEPGGYALIWNQDIDISEYEIWKNGTPI; this is translated from the coding sequence ATGTTCTCTGCACTTAAAAATCCGGCTTTTTTTAAAAATGTGCAAATAGAGCCAGGAGGATATGCCCTGATATGGAACCAGGATATTGATATAAGTGAATATGAAATATGGAAAAACGGCACGCCTATATAA